A single genomic interval of Brevibacillus brevis harbors:
- a CDS encoding SDR family NAD(P)-dependent oxidoreductase, whose translation MNGIEESIRDVKRLEEELLVKLLWVQLQAAGFFNRERQAKEELAGLLGQSRLYDRWLETSIDYLLRYGFISEVVGEYIVDPNRKEDHAAVWAQWDLHLEQWRHHPDSGAQMILVDAALRALPQVLCGNTAATDIIFPNGSMTLVEGIYKNNHIADYFNKIVSDLTLAFIRERVQEDPAVRLRILEIGAGTGGTSARVLAGLKPVQEHIAEYCYTDISQAFLLHAQHEYGPHYPFLTYRLYDAQKPASVQGFEEGAFDLVIATNVLHATRNMKTTIRSVKTVLKHSGLLLLNEMSSSNLFIHLTFGLLEGWWLYEDQELRMPGSPGLAPNSWRSLLEEEGFLDVFFPAEHSHGLGQQIIAAESDGVIRIRSQEDASDNAAKEQPQREPVARTTLPAKKDEQSQEVLCEKGRERLKALICETLKIPYQRMETYVPLETYGIDSILVVQLTEALRPHFAQINSTLFFEHSTINALADYLLQAHPEEMLRFTGMERQAVGSSIFNTQEVPASNLAPDRHTKPAVLESINEQQAVIEMSESEAAGKQDVAIIGLSGRYPGARNVEQFWENLKHGTNCITEIPSDRWDWRLYYDEERGKEGAVYSKWGGFLDDIDKFDPLFFQIAPKEAERMDPQERIFLETAYASIEDAGYTPERLSRSGKVGVFVGVMNGNYSTGANFWSIANRLSYLMNFQGPSLAVDTACSSSLTAIHLALESIYSGTSECAIAGGVNLIVDPVHYERLTSMNMLSSGDQCKSFGAQADGFVDGEGVGAVVLKPLHAAIADGDHIYGIIKGSMLNAGGRTNGYTVPSASAQAQLIQDALKRSGVHPSAVSYIEAHGTGTALGDPIEVEGLTRAFSPLAGEHGYCAIGSVKSNIGHCESAAGIAGLTKVLMQMKHGQLAPTLHADEVNPNIAFERTPFAVQQRLAEWKRPVVVLNGETITYPRIAGISSFGAGGANAHLVVQEFTGKAEDRPDLAQHASIIVLSAMNEERLEANVRQFAEAIEARTWRDEELANIAFTLQIGRPAMEERLAFTAASIAELKEKLEQYRMYGVGPSIYRGQVKRGRNSFQALAADDDMQTAIDAWFAKGKYGKLLDLWTKGLEIDWQKLYGGKPPRRVSLPTYPFAKERYWLAASEPAAVKVPFEVMTFQETWQPAEWKEVLHEQPRTVVCFLSDSHRQLELTEAVNRLSPKTKLVFVSRYEDGALNTWPHSIDKWDSSGFERVLADVNRTEAVEAILFLWPLETAPSAQMTDELTALIQGMHTSGLTSIRLLVAATCSTEIEHCHAESWIGFERSIGPLMKDVRMSVHLFTDGFQAERSSGRNLWESLWMELGQDKVRSSLYAGGERHVCSVRETRLQPKATKFRRGGIYLITGGFGGIGMVVAEHLAKAYQAKLILTGRSSIDARKRSMMKKLEAAGATVFAIQADVCDYAAMKQGLAEARAALSGSINGVIHAAGTESGRSILDKKTEQFHEVIQPKITGTLLLDELLQEERELDFVAYFSSISAVLGDFGSCDYAVGNRFMTTYANRASRVRMGDRRHGGSIVSIQWPLWKDGGMSVGDPAMTKMYLQASGQRALEAEQGIALLELLLAQDEPNHLVMVGNRESVRRSLGLEPTVEQEAVKPVKAAPLTSIAKRAERAELNVEQLLEEDLKEHISRIVAIPIDRIDKEQYFSDFGFNSISFAELASSLTKHYCIDLTPAVFFSYPTVEKLIHFYLREHRDDLTGFYKDRYELRPDDVLEFHQEAAAPESVHTEPSKPIEEPAAAVETQSHPFPEPIAIIGMSGRFPDARSVEDMWRILREGRDVVQPMPEERSILMNGENWTCGWVPGVSEFDPAFFEISPREAELMDPRQRLLLQESMRALEDAGYGSKQLREGNIGVFVGAEDGDYQFIAKGAGSVTSTNNAILASRLSYFLNLSGPVMSINTACSSGLVAAHQACVSLRNRECDTAIAAGVNLMLTPLYLNGMREAGMLSPDGKCYAFDNRANGMVPGEAVVAVVMKRLSLAKKDGDPIYAVIRGSGINYDGKTNGITAPNAAAQSRLIRSVYEQAGVNPKQVEYIVTHGTGTKLGDPVEIHALQEAFKGAELHESTCALTSPKTNFGHSFAASGLVSLVNLVQAFRHETIPASLHMDKENDFIRFEGSPFYVNREPRPWRSSSGAPLTGAVSAFGMSGTNAHFVLQSYNEKQHSSNSGQTAYYMLPLSAKSEDALLQRIDDMRHYMASQPESVGLSQIGLTLLEGRQPFAYRCVIVASSKEEAVEAWLAAAEKRSGPHILFGQVERMFKADKAKEQERSEWLHKIQSMDKASSEYRGALIELAELYCQGYSLDGDLLFGDERQSRIHLPVYPFSRDHYWVPAAPLETSSSATADSLKPDTTRLLCKEWIEAQASTDGEAPGKVAIVTEDGTRELAMELKSRLSGAVVLHPRQLDEMTAGEVEEMDFDACIDLLGCSSEADRSLEGLPWLQRLIDVRRSKGIKLIGVTKGLERFRSDAVRLSGACRAGLYRMLQSEYANIHSRHVDIDASDHCKAWAEQLIAELHCNSEWPEICYRKSVRYRACLREQETTQNAKPLSWPEGHVLWITGGTRGLGALCARHYVETMGVKRLVLLGREALPPRETWENEAVRTSPMANKIRLVKELEKIGADVRTLDIPLTDTGALKQALLDIREEWGPAGGVIHCAGVGDREYPAFVHKPTSVIRQVLEPKVEGLMSVWECFKDEPLAFFALFSSVSAAVPSLAAGQSDYAMANSFMDYFAQAHANQKPIISIQWPSWKESGMGEVQSGAFLATGMHSLTDQEGLRLLDHMIANPPGAVVLPAVIQPDKWQPERLLMRRLESSFTTRALASGPSEVRLESQASLPGAVRSWLLDLFAAELKLERSKLELTIPIQDYGADSIILAQLIRTISRTVGKDIDPSVLYEHTTIQSLADWLTASYGEPLTRALLSGSQECQEHEQSMPIHDFRDAPSMPVAELSRQPIHQERIGEEDIAVVGMSCRFPGAKDLTHYWSLLTEGRSAIRPVPKERWGSAHPYYAGLLDELRHADPSFFHIPDEDARAMDPQALLILEESVKALHHAGYNRADVKGKAVGVYIGARTQYWPGEELLLQTRNPIVAVGQNYLAANISRFLDLRGPSMVIDTACSSALTGMSMAIQSLRSGDTVSALVGGVSLLNSDFSHKLFGQRGILSKSSTFHVFDGRADGVVLSEGAGVVLLKTVKQALADGDRIYAVIKGIAVNNDGKTAGPAAPNMQAQKDVMLAALKKSGRKPSDVSYIETNGSGSEVTDLLELKTIQQVYGNGGNAAIALGSIKPNIGHPLSAEGIASFIKVVLMLDHGQFVPFLSGELPMRHFDLEASPFFFHRETKSWSESVRTAAINCFGDGGTNVHAVVESWQEVRSGDAIRKPLPWPEEWQESGKSVSESSSDSQTVKSRTNIWKMKAEERKVSSPKSFWGGTKPK comes from the coding sequence GTGAACGGTATAGAGGAGAGCATACGAGATGTGAAGCGCTTGGAAGAAGAACTTCTGGTCAAGCTTCTTTGGGTGCAACTGCAAGCTGCCGGCTTCTTTAACCGAGAGCGGCAAGCCAAGGAGGAGCTGGCCGGATTGCTGGGCCAATCTCGGCTTTACGACAGATGGTTGGAGACTAGCATCGATTATTTACTTCGCTATGGCTTTATATCGGAGGTTGTCGGCGAATACATCGTCGATCCGAATCGGAAAGAAGACCATGCAGCCGTCTGGGCCCAATGGGATCTGCATTTGGAGCAATGGAGGCATCACCCGGATTCCGGAGCGCAAATGATCCTTGTCGACGCAGCACTCCGAGCACTTCCGCAGGTGCTGTGCGGAAATACGGCCGCTACGGATATTATATTCCCGAACGGATCGATGACGCTTGTCGAGGGTATCTACAAAAACAATCATATCGCGGATTACTTCAACAAGATCGTATCGGATCTTACGCTTGCGTTTATTAGGGAACGGGTTCAAGAAGATCCTGCCGTCCGCTTGCGCATTTTGGAAATCGGCGCAGGAACGGGCGGAACAAGCGCACGGGTGCTGGCCGGACTTAAACCGGTGCAGGAGCATATTGCAGAATACTGCTATACGGATATTTCTCAAGCGTTTTTGCTTCATGCCCAGCACGAGTACGGACCGCATTACCCGTTTTTGACCTATCGTCTATATGATGCCCAGAAGCCGGCGTCGGTGCAGGGCTTCGAGGAAGGCGCATTCGATCTTGTGATTGCAACCAATGTACTGCATGCAACCCGAAATATGAAGACAACGATCCGAAGCGTCAAGACGGTCCTGAAGCATAGCGGTCTGCTGCTCCTCAATGAAATGAGCAGTAGCAATCTGTTCATCCACCTGACGTTCGGTCTGCTTGAAGGCTGGTGGCTGTATGAGGATCAAGAGCTTCGGATGCCGGGATCACCGGGTTTGGCACCCAATTCGTGGCGTTCGCTGTTGGAGGAGGAGGGCTTCCTCGATGTATTTTTCCCTGCTGAGCATTCACACGGTCTTGGACAGCAGATTATAGCAGCCGAAAGCGACGGTGTAATCCGGATACGAAGTCAAGAGGATGCATCGGATAACGCTGCAAAAGAACAACCCCAGCGGGAGCCGGTTGCTCGTACAACACTGCCCGCCAAAAAGGATGAACAAAGCCAGGAGGTGCTCTGCGAGAAGGGCAGAGAACGACTGAAGGCACTCATCTGCGAAACGCTGAAAATTCCATACCAGCGCATGGAAACATACGTGCCGCTAGAGACATACGGAATCGATTCGATTCTGGTCGTGCAGCTTACGGAAGCACTCCGGCCTCATTTCGCCCAAATAAACAGTACGCTATTTTTCGAGCACTCAACGATTAATGCGCTAGCCGACTATTTGCTGCAAGCCCATCCGGAAGAGATGCTTCGCTTCACGGGAATGGAGAGACAAGCAGTAGGCAGCTCCATTTTCAATACGCAAGAAGTACCCGCTAGCAATCTGGCGCCAGATCGTCATACGAAACCGGCAGTCCTTGAGTCGATTAACGAACAGCAAGCGGTCATCGAAATGTCGGAGAGCGAAGCGGCAGGCAAACAGGATGTGGCGATCATCGGCTTGTCCGGACGTTATCCGGGGGCACGGAATGTAGAACAGTTCTGGGAAAACCTTAAACACGGAACCAATTGCATTACCGAAATTCCATCTGACCGGTGGGATTGGAGACTCTACTACGACGAAGAGAGGGGCAAGGAGGGCGCTGTCTATAGCAAATGGGGCGGATTCCTGGACGATATCGACAAATTCGACCCGCTATTCTTTCAGATTGCGCCCAAGGAAGCCGAACGAATGGATCCGCAAGAGCGGATTTTTTTGGAAACCGCTTATGCGAGTATAGAGGATGCCGGTTATACCCCGGAACGTCTAAGCCGTTCCGGGAAGGTTGGTGTTTTTGTCGGGGTGATGAACGGCAATTATTCGACTGGGGCGAATTTTTGGTCCATTGCCAATCGGCTATCTTATCTTATGAATTTCCAGGGGCCGAGCTTGGCTGTCGATACGGCATGCTCCTCCTCGCTCACTGCGATCCACCTTGCGCTTGAGAGTATCTATTCCGGTACCAGCGAATGCGCGATTGCGGGCGGCGTTAATTTGATCGTAGATCCAGTCCACTACGAGAGGTTAACTTCGATGAACATGCTCTCCTCCGGCGATCAATGCAAATCCTTCGGTGCACAAGCTGACGGATTCGTCGATGGAGAGGGTGTAGGCGCGGTTGTCCTCAAGCCGTTGCATGCGGCGATTGCGGACGGCGATCATATTTACGGCATCATAAAAGGAAGCATGCTGAATGCCGGCGGCCGGACGAACGGCTATACAGTACCCAGCGCTTCCGCTCAAGCGCAGCTGATCCAAGACGCCTTAAAGCGGTCTGGCGTACATCCGAGTGCCGTCAGCTATATCGAAGCTCATGGTACTGGAACGGCGCTCGGTGACCCGATTGAAGTCGAGGGGCTGACGCGAGCATTCTCGCCGCTGGCCGGAGAACATGGCTATTGTGCGATCGGATCTGTTAAATCGAATATTGGCCACTGTGAGAGCGCGGCCGGCATAGCGGGACTGACCAAGGTGCTGATGCAAATGAAGCATGGACAGCTTGCGCCGACTTTGCACGCGGACGAAGTGAATCCGAATATCGCCTTCGAGCGGACGCCTTTTGCGGTGCAGCAGCGGCTTGCGGAATGGAAACGGCCCGTCGTCGTCTTGAACGGGGAAACGATCACGTATCCACGTATCGCTGGCATATCCTCCTTCGGTGCCGGAGGAGCGAATGCCCATCTTGTCGTCCAAGAGTTCACAGGGAAGGCCGAAGACCGTCCGGACTTGGCACAGCACGCTTCAATCATCGTTTTATCCGCGATGAACGAGGAGCGTCTGGAAGCGAACGTCCGCCAGTTTGCCGAAGCCATCGAGGCAAGAACATGGCGGGATGAGGAGCTTGCAAATATTGCGTTTACGCTTCAGATTGGCCGGCCGGCGATGGAGGAACGCTTAGCCTTCACCGCAGCGTCAATTGCGGAGCTAAAGGAAAAGCTGGAACAGTACAGGATGTATGGTGTCGGCCCCAGCATTTATCGCGGACAGGTTAAGCGGGGAAGAAATTCGTTTCAGGCACTGGCTGCGGACGATGATATGCAGACGGCGATTGATGCCTGGTTTGCCAAGGGAAAGTACGGCAAGCTGCTTGATCTTTGGACGAAAGGGCTCGAAATCGATTGGCAGAAGCTCTACGGCGGCAAACCTCCGCGCAGAGTGAGCCTGCCGACTTATCCGTTTGCCAAGGAACGCTATTGGCTCGCTGCTTCTGAACCGGCTGCGGTTAAGGTCCCTTTTGAAGTGATGACGTTTCAGGAAACGTGGCAGCCGGCTGAATGGAAGGAAGTGCTGCACGAACAGCCGCGGACGGTCGTTTGCTTCCTTTCGGATTCACACCGTCAACTAGAGCTGACGGAAGCCGTTAACCGATTAAGTCCGAAGACGAAGCTGGTTTTTGTGTCACGTTATGAGGACGGAGCGTTGAATACATGGCCGCATTCCATAGATAAGTGGGATTCATCCGGCTTCGAACGGGTGCTGGCGGACGTCAACCGGACAGAGGCGGTAGAAGCCATTCTGTTTTTATGGCCTTTGGAGACAGCGCCTTCAGCACAAATGACGGACGAACTAACCGCGCTCATCCAAGGGATGCATACCTCAGGCCTTACGTCGATCAGGCTGCTGGTCGCGGCGACGTGCTCCACGGAAATCGAACACTGCCATGCGGAGTCTTGGATCGGCTTTGAGCGTTCGATCGGCCCGCTTATGAAGGATGTACGGATGTCTGTTCATCTCTTTACGGACGGTTTTCAGGCGGAACGCAGTTCGGGTCGCAATCTTTGGGAGTCGTTGTGGATGGAGCTTGGACAGGACAAGGTGCGAAGCTCTTTATATGCAGGGGGAGAGCGGCATGTTTGTTCCGTGCGCGAAACCCGGCTTCAGCCGAAAGCGACCAAATTCCGCCGGGGCGGCATTTATCTCATTACAGGCGGCTTCGGCGGAATCGGCATGGTCGTTGCGGAGCATTTGGCCAAAGCGTATCAGGCCAAGCTTATCCTGACGGGTCGGTCATCCATTGATGCTCGCAAAAGATCGATGATGAAAAAGCTTGAAGCCGCAGGTGCCACCGTATTCGCGATCCAAGCGGACGTGTGTGACTATGCCGCCATGAAGCAAGGACTTGCTGAAGCTCGGGCTGCTTTATCGGGAAGCATAAACGGCGTTATCCATGCAGCCGGTACGGAAAGCGGCCGTAGCATTCTGGATAAGAAAACGGAGCAATTCCACGAAGTCATACAACCGAAGATTACCGGCACGCTCCTGCTCGATGAGCTGCTTCAAGAAGAACGCGAGCTTGATTTTGTTGCTTACTTCTCTTCGATATCCGCTGTACTGGGCGATTTCGGATCGTGCGATTACGCTGTCGGTAACCGGTTCATGACCACCTACGCAAATCGGGCTTCCCGCGTTCGCATGGGAGATCGACGACATGGCGGGTCGATTGTTTCCATTCAGTGGCCGCTGTGGAAGGATGGCGGCATGAGTGTCGGGGATCCGGCTATGACGAAAATGTATCTTCAAGCAAGCGGTCAGCGTGCCTTGGAAGCCGAGCAGGGGATCGCGCTGCTTGAGCTTCTGTTAGCACAGGATGAGCCCAATCATCTTGTGATGGTTGGGAATCGAGAGAGCGTCCGCCGCTCTCTAGGTCTGGAGCCGACAGTTGAACAGGAAGCGGTAAAGCCGGTGAAGGCGGCGCCGTTGACATCAATCGCGAAGCGGGCAGAACGTGCCGAGCTGAATGTAGAGCAGCTACTGGAGGAGGACCTGAAGGAGCACATCAGTCGAATCGTAGCGATCCCGATTGACCGGATCGACAAGGAACAGTATTTTTCCGATTTCGGCTTCAATTCCATCAGCTTTGCCGAGCTGGCTTCATCGCTGACCAAGCATTACTGCATTGATCTTACGCCAGCCGTCTTCTTCTCCTATCCGACGGTAGAGAAGCTTATCCATTTTTACTTGCGGGAGCATCGTGACGACCTGACCGGGTTTTACAAGGACAGATATGAGCTTCGTCCTGATGATGTGCTGGAATTTCATCAGGAAGCGGCTGCTCCGGAATCCGTTCATACGGAGCCATCTAAACCGATTGAAGAACCCGCCGCTGCGGTTGAAACACAAAGCCATCCATTTCCGGAGCCCATCGCGATTATCGGCATGAGCGGACGGTTTCCTGACGCCCGTTCGGTTGAAGACATGTGGCGTATTCTGCGGGAAGGCCGCGATGTGGTTCAGCCGATGCCAGAAGAACGAAGCATTCTCATGAACGGTGAGAACTGGACGTGCGGATGGGTGCCGGGCGTCAGCGAATTCGATCCTGCCTTCTTCGAAATCTCTCCGCGTGAGGCGGAGCTGATGGACCCAAGGCAGCGGCTGTTATTGCAGGAGTCGATGCGAGCGCTGGAGGATGCAGGATACGGGAGCAAGCAGTTGCGGGAAGGAAATATCGGCGTATTTGTCGGAGCCGAGGATGGCGACTACCAGTTTATCGCTAAAGGGGCAGGCAGCGTGACATCCACGAACAATGCGATACTGGCATCTCGCCTTTCGTACTTCCTTAACCTGAGCGGACCTGTTATGTCAATCAATACCGCTTGTTCCTCCGGGCTGGTCGCCGCCCATCAAGCATGTGTCAGCCTTCGCAACCGTGAATGCGATACGGCTATCGCCGCCGGTGTTAACCTTATGCTGACGCCGTTGTATTTGAACGGGATGAGGGAAGCAGGCATGCTCTCGCCGGACGGCAAATGCTATGCCTTTGACAACCGGGCAAACGGTATGGTACCGGGCGAGGCGGTCGTTGCCGTCGTGATGAAAAGATTGTCTTTGGCAAAGAAAGATGGCGATCCGATTTATGCTGTCATCCGTGGCAGCGGCATCAATTATGATGGCAAAACAAACGGAATTACGGCGCCGAATGCGGCAGCACAGTCCCGCCTCATCCGTTCCGTGTACGAGCAGGCCGGCGTGAATCCGAAGCAGGTTGAGTATATCGTTACGCATGGAACGGGTACAAAGCTGGGGGATCCTGTCGAAATCCACGCGCTTCAGGAAGCGTTTAAAGGGGCGGAGTTACACGAAAGTACATGCGCGTTAACCTCTCCCAAAACTAATTTTGGTCATAGCTTCGCAGCTTCAGGCCTGGTCAGCCTTGTTAATCTCGTCCAGGCGTTCCGTCATGAGACGATACCTGCAAGTCTTCATATGGATAAGGAAAACGACTTTATTCGATTTGAAGGGAGCCCGTTCTATGTCAACCGCGAGCCGAGGCCATGGCGTTCCAGCTCAGGCGCGCCGTTAACCGGTGCCGTAAGTGCGTTCGGCATGAGCGGTACGAATGCCCATTTCGTCCTTCAGAGCTACAACGAGAAGCAGCACAGCAGCAATTCCGGTCAAACAGCGTATTATATGCTTCCCCTTTCAGCAAAGAGCGAGGATGCGCTTTTGCAGAGAATAGACGATATGCGCCATTACATGGCGAGTCAGCCTGAATCGGTAGGATTATCACAAATTGGCCTTACGCTTCTCGAAGGCAGACAGCCGTTTGCTTATCGCTGCGTAATCGTTGCCTCCAGCAAGGAGGAAGCGGTAGAAGCCTGGTTGGCTGCGGCTGAGAAGCGGTCTGGCCCGCATATTTTGTTCGGACAAGTAGAACGGATGTTTAAAGCCGACAAGGCGAAGGAGCAGGAAAGGTCCGAATGGCTTCATAAAATCCAGTCTATGGACAAGGCTTCGAGTGAATACCGGGGAGCATTGATCGAGCTGGCTGAGTTATACTGCCAAGGCTATAGCCTGGACGGGGATTTATTGTTTGGGGATGAGAGGCAAAGTCGTATCCATTTGCCGGTATATCCGTTCTCTCGGGACCACTATTGGGTGCCAGCAGCACCACTTGAGACCTCAAGCAGTGCTACCGCAGACTCCCTTAAGCCCGATACGACACGTTTGCTCTGCAAAGAATGGATAGAGGCGCAGGCATCGACCGATGGTGAAGCGCCAGGTAAAGTCGCTATCGTTACTGAGGATGGAACCCGCGAGCTTGCGATGGAACTTAAATCCCGGCTGTCCGGCGCTGTCGTCCTTCATCCTCGCCAACTCGATGAGATGACAGCGGGAGAGGTCGAGGAGATGGATTTCGATGCTTGCATTGACCTTTTAGGCTGCAGCAGCGAAGCGGATCGGAGCCTGGAAGGATTGCCTTGGCTCCAGCGGCTAATAGACGTAAGACGAAGCAAAGGAATCAAATTGATCGGCGTAACGAAAGGTCTTGAGCGATTCCGCAGCGATGCCGTGCGATTATCCGGAGCTTGCAGAGCCGGACTATACCGTATGCTGCAAAGCGAATACGCCAATATTCATTCCAGGCATGTCGATATAGATGCTTCGGATCATTGTAAAGCCTGGGCGGAACAATTAATTGCAGAACTGCATTGTAACAGCGAGTGGCCGGAAATTTGTTACCGCAAATCCGTGCGTTACCGCGCATGCCTGCGGGAGCAAGAGACGACACAGAATGCCAAGCCGCTTTCGTGGCCGGAGGGGCATGTGCTGTGGATTACCGGCGGAACGCGAGGACTAGGCGCATTGTGTGCACGCCATTACGTTGAAACCATGGGCGTGAAAAGGCTTGTCTTGCTCGGGAGAGAAGCGCTGCCTCCCCGGGAAACATGGGAAAACGAGGCGGTCCGGACTTCACCAATGGCGAATAAGATCCGTTTGGTCAAGGAATTGGAGAAGATAGGGGCTGACGTGCGGACGCTCGACATCCCGCTAACGGATACCGGTGCACTAAAACAGGCGCTTCTTGATATTCGAGAGGAATGGGGACCGGCAGGAGGCGTGATCCACTGCGCCGGCGTCGGTGATCGGGAGTATCCGGCTTTTGTTCACAAGCCAACCTCTGTTATACGGCAGGTATTGGAGCCGAAAGTGGAAGGCTTAATGTCCGTATGGGAATGTTTCAAGGATGAGCCGCTTGCCTTTTTTGCTCTATTCTCGTCTGTATCGGCGGCTGTTCCATCGCTAGCTGCAGGACAAAGCGATTATGCGATGGCCAATTCATTTATGGATTATTTCGCGCAGGCTCATGCGAATCAAAAGCCCATTATCAGCATTCAGTGGCCAAGCTGGAAAGAATCGGGCATGGGCGAGGTACAAAGCGGCGCCTTCCTTGCCACCGGTATGCACAGCCTGACCGACCAGGAAGGGCTGAGATTACTCGATCATATGATTGCAAATCCGCCGGGAGCGGTCGTTCTGCCTGCTGTCATTCAACCTGACAAGTGGCAGCCGGAGCGTCTGCTTATGCGGCGACTTGAAAGCAGCTTCACCACGCGAGCTCTCGCTTCCGGCCCATCGGAAGTGCGCTTGGAGTCACAAGCATCGCTGCCGGGAGCCGTACGTTCATGGCTGTTGGATTTATTTGCAGCAGAATTGAAACTTGAACGATCCAAGCTGGAGCTTACCATACCGATTCAGGATTATGGTGCAGACTCGATCATATTGGCGCAATTAATTCGGACAATAAGCCGCACCGTAGGTAAGGATATCGATCCATCGGTGCTTTACGAGCATACGACCATTCAGTCGCTCGCAGATTGGCTGACGGCCTCCTACGGCGAGCCGCTGACCCGGGCGTTGCTGTCGGGGAGCCAGGAGTGCCAGGAGCATGAACAGTCAATGCCCATTCATGATTTTAGAGATGCTCCTTCCATGCCTGTAGCGGAGCTCTCCCGTCAGCCCATTCATCAGGAACGAATCGGCGAGGAGGATATTGCGGTCGTCGGGATGTCCTGCCGATTTCCGGGAGCGAAGGATTTGACCCATTATTGGTCACTGCTCACGGAAGGCCGAAGTGCGATACGGCCGGTCCCGAAGGAACGATGGGGGAGCGCCCATCCTTATTATGCAGGGCTGCTGGATGAGCTTCGCCATGCCGATCCGTCGTTTTTTCATATTCCGGACGAGGATGCCAGAGCGATGGACCCGCAGGCACTGCTCATCTTGGAGGAAAGTGTAAAAGCGCTTCATCACGCAGGATATAACCGTGCGGACGTAAAAGGAAAGGCCGTTGGCGTTTATATCGGTGCCAGAACCCAGTATTGGCCGGGCGAGGAACTGCTCCTCCAAACGAGAAATCCGATTGTCGCGGTCGGCCAAAATTACTTGGCTGCGAATATATCCCGTTTTCTTGACCTAAGGGGTCCCAGCATGGTGATCGATACGGCCTGTTCCTCTGCCTTGACCGGGATGAGCATGGCCATTCAAAGCCTGCGGAGCGGGGATACGGTGTCCGCGTTGGTGGGAGGGGTCAGTCTGCTGAACAGCGACTTCTCGCACAAGCTATTCGGTCAGCGCGGCATTCTGAGCAAAAGCTCGACATTTCACGTCTTTGACGGCCGGGCTGATGGCGTTGTACTCAGTGAAGGCGCCGGCGTTGTCCTGTTAAAAACAGTGAAACAGGCGCTGGCTGACGGAGACCGCATCTATGCGGTTATCAAGGGAATCGCCGTAAATAACGATGGGAAAACCGCAGGGCCGGCGGCTCCAAATATGCAGGCGCAGAAGGACGTTATGCTCGCAGCCTTAAAGAAGAGCGGCAGAAAGCCGTCTGACGTCTCTTATATCGAAACGAACGGCTCAGGCTCGGAAGTAACCGATCTGTTGGAGCTCAAGACGATCCAGCAGGTTTATGGCAACGGTGGAAATGCCGCTATCGCTTTGGGCTCCATCAAGCCCAATATCGGTCACCCGCTAAGCGCCGAAGGGATTGCGAGCTTCATTAAGGTTGTGCTGATGCTCGATCATGGCCAGTTTGTACCGTTTTTATCGGGAGAGCTGCCGATGCGGCATTTTGATTTGGAAGCGTCCCCGTTTTTCTTTCACCGTGAAACGAAGAGCTGGAGTGAATCGGTTCGAACAGCGGCGATAAACTGTTTTGGCGACGGAGGCACCAATGTTCATGCGGTTGTAGAATCTTGGCAGGAAGTGCGCTCAGGAGACGCCATACGGAAGCCGCTGCCTTGGCCGGAAGAATGGCAGGAAAGCGGAAAATCGGTTAGCGAATCATCGTCTGATTCACAGACGGTCAAGAGCCGAACGAATATATGGAAAATGAAAGCGGAAGAGCGGAAGGTCAGCAGCCCGAAATCATTCTGGGGCGGAACTAAACCCAAATAA